A window of Theileria parva strain Muguga chromosome 4 map unlocalized ctg_529, whole genome shotgun sequence genomic DNA:
AGAGATGAATAACCTGTTAGTTAAATCGACACCTAACTTAGTTAAATTGTCAATTTCATTTATCAGACTTTCTAAATGTACAACAACTCCATTTCCCAGTACATTTACAGTATTTGGATACAAACAGCCGCATGGAAGTAAGtgtaatttatactttacTCCATCCAGGAACAATTCATGGCCAGAATTATGTCCTCCTACGTAAGGATTTTATAGAATTGGAAAATAAGAATATAAAGACGAGATTAACGTAGTTAATAATGGAGGAATATAATGATTTTGGTGAATAGATGAAGAATAGTATGTAAAATAGACAATAACTGGTGAAATTGGGGGAAGAAGAAATAGGAAAAGGACAggaataattatatatattaatattataccGTTATATCTGGCAACAAGGTCAAAATCCTTCGAAAGAAGAGAAACGAGCTTTCCCTTTCCTTCATCTCCCCATTGCATCCCAGAAATGAGAACAACCTGgaataacatttattatttaattaaaaacCCGTACCTTGTCATTCACTGCATCGTAGCATCTTTTCTCTACCATAGGCGGAAGAGATTTATTCCACTTTTAACTACAGACAACCGTATTGGGcctaaaatttatacaattgaATGTAGTCATTAGATTGCACGTTTTAAAGgccaatttttaaaaaatatacgcaataatttaatcctttaaaatttaattttactacttTAAACCCTATAAATCTCAATTTTCATAATAGTTCATTGagattaaatttatttaaaaaatgattattTATCCTATTTCATGAAATGTTCAATTTTCATTGAATCCTcatcatttatttatttattttatttaatcttttaacttattttgAAATTGCAATATTTgaacaaaaaattaagttgAAGGGTTAATAAATgattaattaatgaaaGAAAGGGTTCCCAACTCAGATTCCACTGATGGATTTAATGTTCCACTCTTAGgtattttagttatttcaATATTAGTATTTTTTCATTCTGATTGTGTGTTtactatacacatatattacacagttttCCATCACAGCCATGGTGTTAAAATACGATATAGGTGATGATAACGGAGAAACTAGATTTGAAATCACGTGTTATTCCAGGTCATGTAAggatatttttattagggataaattaatatgttGTACAACTTGCAGAAGATGTTATCATTCTGGGTAAGCTTCTGTTTTATATCTATCTTTTTAGCTGCAACAAACCTCCACTAAACTATGATATTGTCATCAGATACCCTTGGCATTGTAATTCTTGTAAAGTACCTTTTAATTAGCACCTTTTCTTAGTTTTGTCATACCCAGTTAACTAActtttaatgtaatataaatctCTATAgatatgtgtaaaatgtaatGACAGTGAGTCTGGAGTGAGTAGAACACTGTTAATATGTGATTCATGTGACCGAGCTTTTCATATGGAATGTACGAGGAACAAATACACCGAAGTATAATACTAAACcctattaatttatccttCGATTAACTAATCTTGTAccataataataattggTGCAATGAATTGGTATAGGTACCAAGTGGAAACTGGTTTTGTGATGAATGTCAGTACTGTAAATCATGCGACATAAAATTTTCTGAGCAATCAATAATTGTACTATTccttagttattttttatagtCTAGTGCCTTCAAATACTTATTTTACGTAGTTAAATGTAATTTAACCCTGTAATATGATTGTATAGACAGAAGGATACGACAACGAGGGGAACAAGTTGTGTCAGTCTTGTATGTTAAAAAGGAAGAGGGGCAAGGATGCCGGTATCAGCTACTGTTGTGTATGCTCAAAGTCTATAAACCCAATTGGTATTCATCAGAATAGGAGAGTGGTTTGCCAAAAGTGTTGTCAAAGTATTTTCTATAATACTTTATTAAGTTGTTTACACATGAATTATGTTtcaatactattaaatagAGTTATATTCTGATTGATATTAACATTTAGACGTGCACCCAAACTGCTCTCGTTTGGAGGAAAAAGCCGATAAATTTAGAGAGGGTGAAGAATCTTGGATATGTAATAATTgctataaaattttaatctcaTTCAAATAATCCAtctattaaatttattgtgtttaatatttttattcaattttgttataattcaaaatttttGTTATATCAAAAAATAGAACTAAATACTCAGAATATTGTGTAGTTCCCAATTTTCAtcttgaattttttaagtttaattcacttttattttgttttaaatatgtattttaattgtCCATAATGGGCCAAACTGAAGATTTGTCCAATTTCGATAAGAAGGATGCAAATCAACAACCTCCCAAAAGGTTTTTCAATATACTTTCATTAgacaaatattattacttatttactGATTGCATAcattaaatagtataatattctAAATATCATTTACATATGATTGAATTAGGCGTCGGAGAAGGGAGGGTAAATGGGACACTATTGAAGATACCGTTTCTCTAACTGAATTAAAGGCCAAAACTTCAGAAGAGGAGGCCAAAAAACGGCAAAAGAGACTCTATGTAGGAAATCTGCCGTCAGGTATTATTTCTTATAAACCTTCTTAGTTAATGATCTTTATTGAATAAGTTAcatacacatatttatattatctaGGAACAAAATTGCAAGATGTGGTGGATTTTTTTAATGGAGCCTTGATGGCTATGGTTCCTGGAAACACCATTGATCCCAGGGACCCTCTAGTGACAAAAACCGAGATTTATAACCCTGACCAAGGTTACTGTTTCCTGGAGTTTAAGACTCCGGAACTGGCGGATTTGGCCTTTAAATTGGATGGTATAACATGTAATGGGTATTCTTTAAAGCTAAGGAGGCCTTTGGACTTTAATTTGGGCACGAATTCAGATGACACAAAGGTATTTGTCCAGAACATACCTCTGGATGTTACTGAGGATCAGATGAAGGAGTTACTTGAAAAGCACGGAAAGCTTAAGTTGGCTAACCTTTTGAAAGACCCTGCAACTGGAGTTAGTAAAGGTTATGGATTTTTTGAGTTTGAGGATGCTAGAAGTTCTAAACTTGCTGTTTTACACCTTAACGGGTCTGTTTTGGGTAAAAATGTACTGAGTGTCAAACATGCTGCTTTCGGGTATTTTGCCTCTGGAGGGAAGCCGATTGATTGTAAGGCGTCAAATTTGCCGAATTCAATAACTCAGTCTATTCTAAGTAATCCCCTCCTGGGGTTACAGTTACAGAACGGTAGGAGGATTGGATCAAACCCTTCAAAGGTGATTCAACTCCTCAATATGGTTTTCCACGAGGATTTAATAAGTGATTACAACTACAACGAGATAGTGAGACTTGTAAAGGAGGAGGCTCAAAAATATGGCCCCTTACAGGAGGTTGTTATTCCCAGGCCTGATAAGGATTTGACCTTTAAGGAAGGTGTTGGGAAGGTTTTTATAAGATATGAAGATTTATTATCTGCCAGAAAGGCTCAATACATGTTCAATGGGAGagtttttgataaaaacaGAATTGTTTGTTCCGCTTTCTTCCCGGAAGATTTATTCATTACAGGAAAATACACTCTTATctaatttgtttttttatttatcaacattttactataatacatGTTATAGTTCTGTGTATAGTACAGAATTATAGTAGACAAGTTGTGTTGGAATCCTTCTGGAATATTATaggaaaattaaaaatttcaagATTCCAATGGTTGAAATTAAGTGAAATAGTTTATTTGAAGTGGAATCTTGATTCTGTTTACAGGATATATAATTCTCCTCAGAACAGTGaaataaatgtattaaaattagtaacttttagatataaaaattttttgatGATAAAATTCGTTCGAAAGTATCGTTCTTTGTGGCATTAAGTTGATGTGTGATTTTGGGGTGAAAATTATGATGCCTCATATGGTGTAGCTATCATTACcatatactattatactgtatacataatactaatactattattatataagaTTAAATATACTGTAAAAATCTATTATCTGTTGGTCCCCTAGAATTGATTTAGAAACTGTCAGAAATTGATTAAAAGTATATATTGATTCTGGATTAGGATAATAGTCAGGATTttcctaaaataattgGTAGAATATAGTACAATAGGATGTCACCGAAAGTAGGTTTACAAGCACCCAATTTTAAATGCGAGGCTGTCATGCCAGACGGCTCCTTCAAGGAAATATCACTGGGGGATTATTTGGGCAAGAAGTACGTTGTTTTATTCTTCTACCCTCTTGATTTCACCTTTGTGTGTCCCACGGAAATCGTTGCCTTCAACGATGCCGTCGCACAATTCGAGCAAAGAAACGTCCAACTCCTGGCTTGCAGCGTTGACTCCAAATACTGCCACTTGGCTTGGAGAAACACTCCAAGGGATAAGGCTGGAGTCGGACAGGTCAAGTTTCCGATGCTCGCAGACATGACTAAGGAAGTCGCCAGCAGCTATGGCGTTCTTCTCGATGATCTTGGTATTTCGCTTCGCGGACTCTTTCTCATTGACAAAAAAGGTGTTTTACAACACTCTCTCGTTAATAATCTACCACTCGGACGCAATGTATCATTTTTTCCAGTAGTTAACCTTTATTAGCGTTATACAACCATCTATATtatgattattttataacaatAGTGTTATTAATTGATTAGGTAAATGAAGTATTGAGATTAGTTGATGCATTACAAGTGTTTGAGACCAAGGGTGAAGTTTGTCCAGCCAATTGGAAATTGGGCGACAAGGGAATGCAGGCAACTACTGAGGGCGTTGTAGCTCATTTAACTACTAAAATGTCCTGAATATCCATAACTATTGATGTACTCTGtgttatatacaataatcaatataatagtatatattgaattttaaataaaattattcctgtaatttttgtttattaaCCTTTTGCAACTCCTTTTTCCTGTCGTTTATTTCTTTGGTTCTTtttaaattagataaaatgTCCTTTTTGAATATACAATTTGGTATTTCAGGGATCTTAGCCTTTGTAGGAGCTAAAAAATTGGTGTATTATATATGATTCATACCTTTTAAGCCTTTTTTGGCCATTCTTCGAAGTTTTTTCTTATGGGCTGATACCATACGCTGGATctaatgaaataattattatcagttacagtatatatatatatataaagatattggataaaataaagcCTGAATAATGAATTACATTGTATTTTCTGGCAAGTTCTTGCCTTTTAGTTCCctctgtaaaatatgatataatgattagtaaaaaatactctTAAGTTTAACCATCTTTACAAAACTATTTAGATTGCGATTGATTTTtgggttaaaattaacaataacttaataatacaaataaatacacaatattaaatatttaaaaattattatacactaaAAAAGAATAACTTAATGCGATGATTGGGTAAGATTAGTCGGAGTTGGAAGGTATGATATCACCAGGGTAGAAAACATCATTATAATCATCTGGTTGAatctaaataaatttaaaacaaataatttattcgtTACCGATCCATTTGTATGACATTGcattgttttatattttatcctttTAGGCTCTAAGTTCTTTAGTTTGGCTAGgctaatattattatccttCTTAAAGCTTCTACCAATAGTCCAGCAGTATTTTGCTTCAAATTCTTTCCCTATTAAATTCAATGATACATATCCTCCCAATTCCCCCTAAATCAAACATCAGCTACCATACTACAATTACGCtttttaataacaattttgtatagttaatttgactgaataaattaagtacATTTTGTAGAAGATCAAATAGGTTTTGCGATTGTCTTGTTATATTATCTCCCAGACATTCAAAATCCACGTtgaatttaacattttcacTAACATCCTTAAAGATTCTCTTATGCAATACTGTATATAttctaataataattattttttcttattcttattataaaataaatatttacattagattttacccttttttatttacaaattgtGGTATGTTGTAAATATCGgcatttttacaaattttagaGGATTTCGAATCATATGAAAACACATCAATTGAACCtcttttacacatctaTGTTTAAgaaatttacacatttggtAAGTACCTCAAGAACCTTTGAAACATCGCCTCTGTCTGTACACATTGTAAGGCTACTGAAGTTCTGAAAATTACCTGTAGAGTGAACACAAATGGCATCAACAtctataaaaaaatatcaGGAATGggtttttataattttatgtatgTTTTCACCTTTCATGACTAGTATGTTAGGGTCGTTGAAAACAACATCACCTTTAGCCTCTACCaaacattttattacaCCAATCCACATATAAAAGttaaaacataatttaaaaatcattaaaaaataatgtatgttaaaatttgaaatgtaaattaatttataataaatttttgtCTGAATCCTTTTGCCTGTATGAAATCCTCCCTCTTTTCTTTAAAATCgaaaattaatactataattcCAAAAATTATCAACGACACCGATGTTGTTATCAGTATCGTAAACAGCTTCTTTCCCGGTATGATACTCAACTTCAGTACCCACCTAGACATTATCCATGTTTCCCTTTACAAAATTGGTatataactgtgtaaaaatgtgtagtgaTATGATTTAGACGAATACTGTGAGGGTGATTCGAGTGGTACTGGCACCGTAATAACTGTGCAGCTCGGTATGATTGAAATCCACATGTGAAAGCAATTCTTATCTGAGGACGAGGCTCCCAAATAAAACTCTTCAACATAATTATTCGTCTTACCCAGCCTACGTATTAATAAGCAATATTcaatttttagataaatacaatttatttagCATGATGTAGATAATATAACGGAAATTACCCGATGAATGTGAAAGGGGTATATAGAGGACTATAAGCTGTTTGTGGTCTCAGAGTTGCAGTTTTGGCGAATTTTATCCCATGAATATCAATCACTGTTAATTTGTACGTTAATCCTACGCCAGTATATACTAACCTAAGTGTATACACTACTAATCgtagtaataaaataattaataaaatgagAATAATAGGGAATGATACCGTTATTGTTAGAACCGGATATGAAATAGTTATCAGGGTATTTAGACTCATCAATTACCATATATTTGGTCATTAGCTTCATAAACAAATCAATAGTTTCTCTATAGAGTGAATAGTACAGACAACTCAATTTCTCCCCAGACTTTAAAAACACGATCATATTCAACATTCGctacaaatttttattaattggTATTAACTAAGTATATGGTGTTTTAGGTGGAGTAGTTGTgcataaataattatgtatagtaaGTAAACAAATACTCGATCGACAATATCGGCTGTAGTGACATGTGTGAGTGTGGCATCAGGGTTGTCAATTATGACAGGTATGAACTCATCATAAGATGCTTCTCCTTTGTCTTTTGAAGAGTTTTTTGCTATcaatgataaatatttaacagaTTCACTAACTTTCCCACTTTTTTCATCTTTGGATGAATATTTGGATCTGGAATCAACAACCTTCATGGGTATAATTAAGTCTAGAAAGCcgttattattaaaatct
This region includes:
- a CDS encoding GNL3L/Grn1 putative GTPase family protein → MVKLKKGTKRQELARKYNIQRMVSAHKKKLRRMAKKGLKAPTKAKIPEIPNCIFKKDILSNLKRTKEINDRKKELQKVNKQKLQE
- the U2AF65B gene encoding RNA recognition motif family protein (or RNP domain; RBD; RRM) yields the protein MGQTEDLSNFDKKDANQQPPKRRRRREGKWDTIEDTVSLTELKAKTSEEEAKKRQKRLYVGNLPSGTKLQDVVDFFNGALMAMVPGNTIDPRDPLVTKTEIYNPDQGYCFLEFKTPELADLAFKLDGITCNGYSLKLRRPLDFNLGTNSDDTKVFVQNIPLDVTEDQMKELLEKHGKLKLANLLKDPATGVSKGYGFFEFEDARSSKLAVLHLNGSVLGKNVLSVKHAAFGYFASGGKPIDCKASNLPNSITQSILSNPLLGLQLQNGRRIGSNPSKVIQLLNMVFHEDLISDYNYNEIVRLVKEEAQKYGPLQEVVIPRPDKDLTFKEGVGKVFIRYEDLLSARKAQYMFNGRVFDKNRIVCSAFFPEDLFITGKYTLI
- the Kmt2c gene encoding PHD-finger family protein, with translation MKERVPNSDSTDGFNVPLLGDDNGETRFEITCYSRSCKDIFIRDKLICCTTCRRCYHSGCNKPPLNYDIVIRYPWHCNSCKICVKCNDSESGVSRTLLICDSCDRAFHMECTRNKYTEVPSGNWFCDECQYCKSCDIKFSEQSIITEGYDNEGNKLCQSCMLKRKRGKDAGISYCCVCSKSINPIGIHQNRRVVCQKCCQNVHPNCSRLEEKADKFREGEESWICNNCYKILISFK
- the TPX gene encoding Peroxiredoxin-1 — translated: MSPKVGLQAPNFKCEAVMPDGSFKEISLGDYLGKKYVVLFFYPLDFTFVCPTEIVAFNDAVAQFEQRNVQLLACSVDSKYCHLAWRNTPRDKAGVGQVKFPMLADMTKEVASSYGVLLDDLGISLRGLFLIDKKGVLQHSLVNNLPLGRNVNEVLRLVDALQVFETKGEVCPANWKLGDKGMQATTEGVVAHLTTKMS